A portion of the Flavobacterium magnum genome contains these proteins:
- the rnc gene encoding ribonuclease III, which produces MRILKKIFSRSRPEEGGIFFGEIEKIIGFRPLNIEGYTMAFTHRSSNKTDEKGNPISYERLEFLGDAMLSSVIAAHLFNQVPSGDEGYLTKMRSKIVSREHLNELGRDLNLIRFVESKVPTQHFGDNIHGNIFEALVGAIYLDAGYPACEKFINARVIAPYVDIPKLEGKVISYKSLLIEWCQKEKKTFHYDVFEDNGISGERLFGVKLSIDGKVVAKARAVSKKKAEEKASHRAYFAFQEKINTK; this is translated from the coding sequence CCTTAAAAAAATATTTTCCCGATCCCGTCCTGAAGAAGGCGGGATTTTTTTTGGCGAAATCGAAAAGATCATTGGGTTCAGGCCGCTCAACATAGAAGGCTACACAATGGCATTCACCCATCGCTCATCGAACAAAACCGATGAAAAAGGCAATCCCATAAGTTACGAACGACTGGAATTTTTAGGTGATGCGATGTTGAGTTCGGTGATCGCTGCGCACCTTTTTAATCAAGTGCCTTCCGGAGATGAAGGATACCTGACTAAAATGCGGTCCAAAATTGTAAGCCGCGAGCACCTTAACGAATTGGGCCGTGACCTGAATCTGATTCGTTTCGTGGAGAGCAAAGTTCCCACACAGCATTTCGGGGATAATATCCATGGTAATATATTTGAAGCGCTGGTGGGTGCGATTTATCTTGATGCGGGTTATCCTGCCTGCGAAAAATTCATCAATGCCCGTGTGATTGCGCCTTACGTTGACATCCCAAAACTTGAGGGAAAAGTCATCAGCTACAAAAGCCTTTTGATCGAATGGTGCCAAAAAGAGAAAAAGACATTTCATTACGATGTGTTCGAAGATAACGGCATCAGCGGCGAGCGGCTGTTCGGGGTAAAACTTAGCATTGACGGGAAAGTGGTCGCCAAAGCACGCGCGGTTTCTAAGAAAAAAGCCGAGGAAAAAGCGTCCCACCGTGCCTATTTTGCATTTCAGGAAAAAATTAACACAAAATAA
- a CDS encoding IPExxxVDY family protein, translated as MAIHKLHIDEFDENNYNLVAIHTSLEDYRLAYFINQKLPIRLSKNKDEIQIQVKQGETSFSRYTFDNIDAEISWNLIQNKNEVDVAKSTTTDLFSNQPVATKVYLLPEFKKVDYFLKIENAVESLDSITSKINTILQISAVYAVAANAIKSKNNLIF; from the coding sequence ATGGCTATTCATAAATTGCATATTGATGAATTTGACGAAAATAACTACAACCTCGTTGCAATTCACACTTCCCTTGAAGATTACAGGCTGGCATATTTTATCAATCAGAAATTGCCTATACGCTTAAGCAAAAATAAAGACGAGATACAGATCCAGGTGAAGCAGGGTGAAACCAGTTTTTCAAGGTATACCTTTGACAACATTGATGCTGAAATATCATGGAATCTAATCCAGAACAAAAACGAAGTGGATGTGGCAAAATCAACCACAACAGATTTGTTTTCTAACCAGCCCGTGGCTACAAAAGTCTACCTTCTGCCCGAGTTCAAAAAGGTTGACTATTTCCTCAAGATTGAAAATGCCGTTGAAAGCCTGGACAGCATCACTTCAAAAATCAATACAATATTACAAATATCCGCTGTTTACGCTGTTGCAGCAAACGCGATAAAATCTAAAAATAATTTAATTTTCTGA
- the pyk gene encoding pyruvate kinase, with protein sequence MPTNKKTKIVATLGPACSTKEVLKDMIDAGVNVFRVNFSHADYSDVKQKIDTIRELNEAYGYTTAILADLQGPKLRVGVMTEDVVVKNGDLITFQTAEDVPGTAQRVYMNYKEFPRDVNPGERILLDDGKLIFEAVETNGTTEVICKVVQGGPLKSKKGVNLPNTKVSLPALTKKDIKDAIFAIEQQVDWIALSFVRTPKDLEELQDLIAKHSEHKIPIVAKIEKPEAVENIDKIVAFCDGLMVARGDLGVEVPAHEVPLIQKKLVNRAKTARIPVIIATQMMETMITSLTPTRAEVNDVANSVMDGADAVMLSGETSVGNYPVQVIEKMTQIIEAVEDSPLIQVPQNTPQIRTKRFITKSICHHAAMMANVIRAKAICTLTNSGYTAFQISAWRPQAHILVFTSNKRILTQLNLLWGVKSFYYDKFVSTDDTVTDINQMVRDSGFVDKGDFLINLAAMPVTDKGMVNTLRVSEIE encoded by the coding sequence ATGCCAACCAACAAAAAGACAAAAATTGTAGCCACATTAGGCCCCGCCTGTAGCACGAAAGAAGTCCTGAAGGACATGATCGACGCTGGGGTAAATGTATTCAGGGTGAACTTTTCACATGCTGACTACAGTGATGTCAAACAAAAAATTGACACCATCCGCGAACTTAACGAGGCATATGGATATACGACTGCCATTCTTGCCGACCTTCAGGGGCCAAAACTCCGCGTGGGTGTGATGACCGAGGATGTGGTAGTGAAAAACGGCGACCTGATTACGTTCCAGACTGCCGAAGATGTCCCCGGCACTGCCCAGCGCGTCTACATGAATTACAAAGAATTTCCGCGCGATGTCAATCCCGGTGAGCGCATCCTGCTCGACGACGGCAAACTGATTTTCGAAGCCGTTGAAACCAATGGTACGACCGAAGTCATTTGTAAAGTCGTCCAAGGCGGGCCGCTGAAGTCTAAAAAGGGCGTGAACCTCCCGAACACCAAAGTGTCGTTGCCTGCCTTAACCAAAAAGGACATTAAGGATGCTATTTTCGCTATTGAACAGCAGGTGGACTGGATTGCGCTTTCTTTTGTAAGGACACCGAAAGATCTCGAAGAATTACAGGATTTGATTGCAAAACACTCTGAACATAAGATTCCGATTGTTGCCAAAATAGAGAAACCGGAAGCGGTGGAGAACATTGATAAAATCGTTGCGTTTTGTGACGGACTCATGGTTGCCCGTGGCGATTTGGGTGTAGAAGTACCAGCCCACGAAGTACCGCTGATCCAGAAAAAACTCGTGAACCGTGCCAAAACCGCAAGGATTCCGGTAATTATCGCAACACAGATGATGGAAACGATGATTACAAGCCTCACGCCCACGCGTGCCGAAGTAAATGACGTAGCCAACTCCGTGATGGATGGCGCCGATGCTGTGATGCTTTCCGGGGAAACCTCCGTGGGTAATTATCCGGTGCAAGTAATTGAAAAGATGACGCAGATTATAGAGGCTGTTGAAGATTCACCTTTGATTCAGGTGCCGCAAAATACGCCACAAATCAGAACTAAAAGGTTTATCACCAAATCGATTTGCCATCACGCAGCGATGATGGCCAATGTAATCCGTGCCAAAGCAATCTGTACGCTGACCAACAGCGGTTACACGGCGTTCCAGATTTCGGCATGGCGCCCGCAGGCACACATCCTGGTTTTTACTTCCAATAAGAGGATCCTTACCCAACTCAATTTGCTTTGGGGTGTAAAATCGTTTTACTATGATAAATTCGTAAGCACCGACGATACTGTAACCGACATCAACCAGATGGTCCGCGACAGTGGCTTTGTCGACAAAGGGGATTTTCTAATCAACCTTGCCGCCATGCCGGTGACTGATAAGGGAATGGTAAATACCCTCCGCGTTTCAGAAATAGAATAG